A single region of the Neodiprion pinetum isolate iyNeoPine1 chromosome 5, iyNeoPine1.2, whole genome shotgun sequence genome encodes:
- the Tmem43 gene encoding transmembrane protein 43 homolog isoform X4 encodes MPLQRIHRIPRSQQLIVWHSLGTMENGQPRRGDVDNAYRDRSAGFKQAGPTHTPMTVAEQFKESWLTAIIGSVLFAAGMCLLFWNEGRAVRTAHSLNEALRNIVPLSSVNHVLPEHQHRLVHFSGPLRVLEPLTEPDYGIVMASVKLKRRVQMYQWIEIEEERSFGGVTEDEKHYYYTTEWKDKLVDSDSFDIRTGHHNPKIMPVRSQIQIANEVKIGALTLGEELKKKFNHFVEITSDERPERRDIKLHSGLYYHSNDLWNPQVGDIRIQFSYAGKGDDIYSIIGMQVDGTIVPYTTSHGEEILIQRKDVISVDQMFHLEHVHNYWRTWAIRLDWQICLKMINALADHMPFTINRANLVEVGAPEKFNSACILQYRHGQLTHRYGHSLG; translated from the exons ATGCCTCTTCAGCGAATACATCGAATCCCGCGTTCTCAACAGCTAATTGTTTGGCACAGCCTCGGCACAATGGAG AATGGGCAGCCTCGTAGAGGCGATGTTGATAACGCATACCGCGATAGATCGGCCGGTTTCAAACAAGCTGGACCCACTCACACACCGATGACCGTTGCCGAACAGTTCAAGGAATCTTGGCTGACCGCCATTATTGGGTCAGTTCTATTCGCAGCTGGGATGTGCCTGCTATTTTGGAACGAG GGCCGTGCGGTTAGAACAGCACATTCGCTGAATGAGGCGCTGCGTAACATTGTGCCGCTGTCCAGTGTGAACCATGTGCTACCTGAGCATCAGCACAGACTTGTTCATTTTTCGGGACCACTGAGAGTGCTTGAACCGCTCACTGAACCTGATTATGGAATCGTTATGGCCAGCGTAAAGCTGAAGAGAAGGGTACAGATGTATCAATGGATCGAAATTGAAGAGGAACGTAG TTTTGGAGGTGTTACCGAAGATGAAAAGCACTACTATTATACGACAGAATGGAAGGACAAGCTTGTGGATTCAGATTCATTCGATATCAGAACTGGTCACCATAATCCCAAAATCATGCCTGTGCGGAGTCAGATACAAATTGCCAATGAGGTTAAGATTGGAGCCTTGACTCTTGGTGAAgagttaaaaaagaaattcaatcactTTGTTGAGATTACTAGCGATGAGAGGCCGGAGCGTAGAGACATCAAATTGCACTCTGGCCTCTACTATCACAGTAATGACTTATGGAATCCTCAG GTCGGAGATATCAGAATACAATTTTCGTACGCTGGCAAGGGCGATGACATCTATTCAATTATCGGCATGCAGGTAGATGGAACTATCGTTCCCTATACGACCTCGCATGGCGAAGAAATCTTAATACAAAGAAAGGACGTGATATCCGTGGATCAGATGTTTCACCTAGAACATGTGCACAACTATTGGCGCACCTGGGCTATAAGGTTGGACTGGCAAATTTGTCTGAAAATGATAAACGCTCTG GCCGACCACATGCCATTTACAATAAACAGAGCCAATCTTGTGGAAGTTGGCGCGCCAGAAAAATTCAACAGTGCATGCATTCTGCAGTACCGGCATGGTCAACTGACACATCGATACGGGCATAGTTTGGGATAG
- the Tmem43 gene encoding transmembrane protein 43 homolog isoform X5, protein MTVAEQFKESWLTAIIGSVLFAAGMCLLFWNEGRAVRTAHSLNEALRNIVPLSSVNHVLPEHQHRLVHFSGPLRVLEPLTEPDYGIVMASVKLKRRVQMYQWIEIEEERSFGGVTEDEKHYYYTTEWKDKLVDSDSFDIRTGHHNPKIMPVRSQIQIANEVKIGALTLGEELKKKFNHFVEITSDERPERRDIKLHSGLYYHSNDLWNPQVGDIRIQFSYAGKGDDIYSIIGMQVDGTIVPYTTSHGEEILIQRKDVISVDQMFHLEHVHNYWRTWAIRGLGWLVLFLAATCLANIIRTLVLNSTFLCGVIAIESVNISVSMSISLLVIGFAWVWYRPIVGLCLALASVVPFLYSTIFSENRGQQRDNYRRL, encoded by the exons ATGACCGTTGCCGAACAGTTCAAGGAATCTTGGCTGACCGCCATTATTGGGTCAGTTCTATTCGCAGCTGGGATGTGCCTGCTATTTTGGAACGAG GGCCGTGCGGTTAGAACAGCACATTCGCTGAATGAGGCGCTGCGTAACATTGTGCCGCTGTCCAGTGTGAACCATGTGCTACCTGAGCATCAGCACAGACTTGTTCATTTTTCGGGACCACTGAGAGTGCTTGAACCGCTCACTGAACCTGATTATGGAATCGTTATGGCCAGCGTAAAGCTGAAGAGAAGGGTACAGATGTATCAATGGATCGAAATTGAAGAGGAACGTAG TTTTGGAGGTGTTACCGAAGATGAAAAGCACTACTATTATACGACAGAATGGAAGGACAAGCTTGTGGATTCAGATTCATTCGATATCAGAACTGGTCACCATAATCCCAAAATCATGCCTGTGCGGAGTCAGATACAAATTGCCAATGAGGTTAAGATTGGAGCCTTGACTCTTGGTGAAgagttaaaaaagaaattcaatcactTTGTTGAGATTACTAGCGATGAGAGGCCGGAGCGTAGAGACATCAAATTGCACTCTGGCCTCTACTATCACAGTAATGACTTATGGAATCCTCAG GTCGGAGATATCAGAATACAATTTTCGTACGCTGGCAAGGGCGATGACATCTATTCAATTATCGGCATGCAGGTAGATGGAACTATCGTTCCCTATACGACCTCGCATGGCGAAGAAATCTTAATACAAAGAAAGGACGTGATATCCGTGGATCAGATGTTTCACCTAGAACATGTGCACAACTATTGGCGCACCTGGGCTATAAG AGGTCTGGGTTGGCTAGTGCTGTTTCTCGCTGCTACATGTTTGGCAAACATAATACGCACGCTCGTCTtgaattcaacatttttatgcGGCGTGATTGCTATTGAATCTGTAAACATATCTGTCTCCATGTCCATCAGTTTATTGGTCATTGGTTTTGCCTGGGTATGGTACAGACCCATTGTCGGCTTGTGTCTGGCGCTGGCTTCCGTCGTACCATTTCTCTATTCAACCATCTTCTCGGAAAATCGGGGTCAACAACGAGACAACTATCGAAGACTATGA
- the Tmem43 gene encoding transmembrane protein 43 homolog isoform X2: MVIVVTGGMYRTNNGQPRRGDVDNAYRDRSAGFKQAGPTHTPMTVAEQFKESWLTAIIGSVLFAAGMCLLFWNEGRAVRTAHSLNEALRNIVPLSSVNHVLPEHQHRLVHFSGPLRVLEPLTEPDYGIVMASVKLKRRVQMYQWIEIEEERSFGGVTEDEKHYYYTTEWKDKLVDSDSFDIRTGHHNPKIMPVRSQIQIANEVKIGALTLGEELKKKFNHFVEITSDERPERRDIKLHSGLYYHSNDLWNPQVGDIRIQFSYAGKGDDIYSIIGMQVDGTIVPYTTSHGEEILIQRKDVISVDQMFHLEHVHNYWRTWAIRGLGWLVLFLAATCLANIIRTLVLNSTFLCGVIAIESVNISVSMSISLLVIGFAWVWYRPIVGLCLALASVVPFLYSTIFSENRGQQRDNYRRL; the protein is encoded by the exons ATGGTGATTGTTGTCACAGGTGGGATGTATCGGACAAAC AATGGGCAGCCTCGTAGAGGCGATGTTGATAACGCATACCGCGATAGATCGGCCGGTTTCAAACAAGCTGGACCCACTCACACACCGATGACCGTTGCCGAACAGTTCAAGGAATCTTGGCTGACCGCCATTATTGGGTCAGTTCTATTCGCAGCTGGGATGTGCCTGCTATTTTGGAACGAG GGCCGTGCGGTTAGAACAGCACATTCGCTGAATGAGGCGCTGCGTAACATTGTGCCGCTGTCCAGTGTGAACCATGTGCTACCTGAGCATCAGCACAGACTTGTTCATTTTTCGGGACCACTGAGAGTGCTTGAACCGCTCACTGAACCTGATTATGGAATCGTTATGGCCAGCGTAAAGCTGAAGAGAAGGGTACAGATGTATCAATGGATCGAAATTGAAGAGGAACGTAG TTTTGGAGGTGTTACCGAAGATGAAAAGCACTACTATTATACGACAGAATGGAAGGACAAGCTTGTGGATTCAGATTCATTCGATATCAGAACTGGTCACCATAATCCCAAAATCATGCCTGTGCGGAGTCAGATACAAATTGCCAATGAGGTTAAGATTGGAGCCTTGACTCTTGGTGAAgagttaaaaaagaaattcaatcactTTGTTGAGATTACTAGCGATGAGAGGCCGGAGCGTAGAGACATCAAATTGCACTCTGGCCTCTACTATCACAGTAATGACTTATGGAATCCTCAG GTCGGAGATATCAGAATACAATTTTCGTACGCTGGCAAGGGCGATGACATCTATTCAATTATCGGCATGCAGGTAGATGGAACTATCGTTCCCTATACGACCTCGCATGGCGAAGAAATCTTAATACAAAGAAAGGACGTGATATCCGTGGATCAGATGTTTCACCTAGAACATGTGCACAACTATTGGCGCACCTGGGCTATAAG AGGTCTGGGTTGGCTAGTGCTGTTTCTCGCTGCTACATGTTTGGCAAACATAATACGCACGCTCGTCTtgaattcaacatttttatgcGGCGTGATTGCTATTGAATCTGTAAACATATCTGTCTCCATGTCCATCAGTTTATTGGTCATTGGTTTTGCCTGGGTATGGTACAGACCCATTGTCGGCTTGTGTCTGGCGCTGGCTTCCGTCGTACCATTTCTCTATTCAACCATCTTCTCGGAAAATCGGGGTCAACAACGAGACAACTATCGAAGACTATGA
- the Tmem43 gene encoding transmembrane protein 43 homolog isoform X3: MFTHRAYTNGQPRRGDVDNAYRDRSAGFKQAGPTHTPMTVAEQFKESWLTAIIGSVLFAAGMCLLFWNEGRAVRTAHSLNEALRNIVPLSSVNHVLPEHQHRLVHFSGPLRVLEPLTEPDYGIVMASVKLKRRVQMYQWIEIEEERSFGGVTEDEKHYYYTTEWKDKLVDSDSFDIRTGHHNPKIMPVRSQIQIANEVKIGALTLGEELKKKFNHFVEITSDERPERRDIKLHSGLYYHSNDLWNPQVGDIRIQFSYAGKGDDIYSIIGMQVDGTIVPYTTSHGEEILIQRKDVISVDQMFHLEHVHNYWRTWAIRGLGWLVLFLAATCLANIIRTLVLNSTFLCGVIAIESVNISVSMSISLLVIGFAWVWYRPIVGLCLALASVVPFLYSTIFSENRGQQRDNYRRL; this comes from the exons ATGTTTACTCATCGAGCTTATACG AATGGGCAGCCTCGTAGAGGCGATGTTGATAACGCATACCGCGATAGATCGGCCGGTTTCAAACAAGCTGGACCCACTCACACACCGATGACCGTTGCCGAACAGTTCAAGGAATCTTGGCTGACCGCCATTATTGGGTCAGTTCTATTCGCAGCTGGGATGTGCCTGCTATTTTGGAACGAG GGCCGTGCGGTTAGAACAGCACATTCGCTGAATGAGGCGCTGCGTAACATTGTGCCGCTGTCCAGTGTGAACCATGTGCTACCTGAGCATCAGCACAGACTTGTTCATTTTTCGGGACCACTGAGAGTGCTTGAACCGCTCACTGAACCTGATTATGGAATCGTTATGGCCAGCGTAAAGCTGAAGAGAAGGGTACAGATGTATCAATGGATCGAAATTGAAGAGGAACGTAG TTTTGGAGGTGTTACCGAAGATGAAAAGCACTACTATTATACGACAGAATGGAAGGACAAGCTTGTGGATTCAGATTCATTCGATATCAGAACTGGTCACCATAATCCCAAAATCATGCCTGTGCGGAGTCAGATACAAATTGCCAATGAGGTTAAGATTGGAGCCTTGACTCTTGGTGAAgagttaaaaaagaaattcaatcactTTGTTGAGATTACTAGCGATGAGAGGCCGGAGCGTAGAGACATCAAATTGCACTCTGGCCTCTACTATCACAGTAATGACTTATGGAATCCTCAG GTCGGAGATATCAGAATACAATTTTCGTACGCTGGCAAGGGCGATGACATCTATTCAATTATCGGCATGCAGGTAGATGGAACTATCGTTCCCTATACGACCTCGCATGGCGAAGAAATCTTAATACAAAGAAAGGACGTGATATCCGTGGATCAGATGTTTCACCTAGAACATGTGCACAACTATTGGCGCACCTGGGCTATAAG AGGTCTGGGTTGGCTAGTGCTGTTTCTCGCTGCTACATGTTTGGCAAACATAATACGCACGCTCGTCTtgaattcaacatttttatgcGGCGTGATTGCTATTGAATCTGTAAACATATCTGTCTCCATGTCCATCAGTTTATTGGTCATTGGTTTTGCCTGGGTATGGTACAGACCCATTGTCGGCTTGTGTCTGGCGCTGGCTTCCGTCGTACCATTTCTCTATTCAACCATCTTCTCGGAAAATCGGGGTCAACAACGAGACAACTATCGAAGACTATGA
- the Tmem43 gene encoding transmembrane protein 43 homolog isoform X1: MPLQRIHRIPRSQQLIVWHSLGTMENGQPRRGDVDNAYRDRSAGFKQAGPTHTPMTVAEQFKESWLTAIIGSVLFAAGMCLLFWNEGRAVRTAHSLNEALRNIVPLSSVNHVLPEHQHRLVHFSGPLRVLEPLTEPDYGIVMASVKLKRRVQMYQWIEIEEERSFGGVTEDEKHYYYTTEWKDKLVDSDSFDIRTGHHNPKIMPVRSQIQIANEVKIGALTLGEELKKKFNHFVEITSDERPERRDIKLHSGLYYHSNDLWNPQVGDIRIQFSYAGKGDDIYSIIGMQVDGTIVPYTTSHGEEILIQRKDVISVDQMFHLEHVHNYWRTWAIRGLGWLVLFLAATCLANIIRTLVLNSTFLCGVIAIESVNISVSMSISLLVIGFAWVWYRPIVGLCLALASVVPFLYSTIFSENRGQQRDNYRRL, translated from the exons ATGCCTCTTCAGCGAATACATCGAATCCCGCGTTCTCAACAGCTAATTGTTTGGCACAGCCTCGGCACAATGGAG AATGGGCAGCCTCGTAGAGGCGATGTTGATAACGCATACCGCGATAGATCGGCCGGTTTCAAACAAGCTGGACCCACTCACACACCGATGACCGTTGCCGAACAGTTCAAGGAATCTTGGCTGACCGCCATTATTGGGTCAGTTCTATTCGCAGCTGGGATGTGCCTGCTATTTTGGAACGAG GGCCGTGCGGTTAGAACAGCACATTCGCTGAATGAGGCGCTGCGTAACATTGTGCCGCTGTCCAGTGTGAACCATGTGCTACCTGAGCATCAGCACAGACTTGTTCATTTTTCGGGACCACTGAGAGTGCTTGAACCGCTCACTGAACCTGATTATGGAATCGTTATGGCCAGCGTAAAGCTGAAGAGAAGGGTACAGATGTATCAATGGATCGAAATTGAAGAGGAACGTAG TTTTGGAGGTGTTACCGAAGATGAAAAGCACTACTATTATACGACAGAATGGAAGGACAAGCTTGTGGATTCAGATTCATTCGATATCAGAACTGGTCACCATAATCCCAAAATCATGCCTGTGCGGAGTCAGATACAAATTGCCAATGAGGTTAAGATTGGAGCCTTGACTCTTGGTGAAgagttaaaaaagaaattcaatcactTTGTTGAGATTACTAGCGATGAGAGGCCGGAGCGTAGAGACATCAAATTGCACTCTGGCCTCTACTATCACAGTAATGACTTATGGAATCCTCAG GTCGGAGATATCAGAATACAATTTTCGTACGCTGGCAAGGGCGATGACATCTATTCAATTATCGGCATGCAGGTAGATGGAACTATCGTTCCCTATACGACCTCGCATGGCGAAGAAATCTTAATACAAAGAAAGGACGTGATATCCGTGGATCAGATGTTTCACCTAGAACATGTGCACAACTATTGGCGCACCTGGGCTATAAG AGGTCTGGGTTGGCTAGTGCTGTTTCTCGCTGCTACATGTTTGGCAAACATAATACGCACGCTCGTCTtgaattcaacatttttatgcGGCGTGATTGCTATTGAATCTGTAAACATATCTGTCTCCATGTCCATCAGTTTATTGGTCATTGGTTTTGCCTGGGTATGGTACAGACCCATTGTCGGCTTGTGTCTGGCGCTGGCTTCCGTCGTACCATTTCTCTATTCAACCATCTTCTCGGAAAATCGGGGTCAACAACGAGACAACTATCGAAGACTATGA
- the Mccc1 gene encoding methylcrotonoyl-CoA carboxylase subunit alpha, mitochondrial: MYTLLLRSVWPVHKTPWHITSWIDREFSLSTVHNGKRLGKILIANRGEIACRIARTARKLGVKTVAVYSDADQEAMHVRLADEAYNIGPAASTESYLKQDSIIEAAKKSKSQAIHPGYGFLSENTEFAELCQSEGITFIGPPASAIRDMGIKNTSKAIMAAAGVPVVPGYHGEDQSDDRLMAEARLVGFPLMIKAVRGGGGKGMRIAFEEGDFFTALEAARTESAKSFGDSAVLLEKYVSEPRHVEVQVFADQHGNAVHLFERDCSVQRRHQKIIEEAPAPGISPELRSELGAAAVRAAKAVKYVGAGTVEFILDRYTHSFHFMEMNTRLQVEHPVTEAITGTDLVEWQLTVAAGEKLPLTQEEIKLAGHAFEARIYAEDPNNGFLPGAGPLLHLTTPEMSADVRVETGVRQGDQVSVHYDPMIAKLVVWGKDRSEAIGKLGAKLAEYNIVGVETNVQFIMDLASHPKFASGDVHTGFIEENHATLFPKIEITNEILTQGALAMILEESLPSLNDASFTPFATNVGLRLNHALERKFQFLFKDKEFVVNARYLRPGVFNMRTNDTGPWRNVSGSLIKRNNVLELLSEIDGVITRARIVNNNGELYLFTNERKWQLTIPPPKFVTAVSSISGQQRAVGSAMSPMPGVVDKILVQRGDIVKKGDPLLVIVAMKMEHAIKAACDGLVEEVLCTAGENVAKNKLLVRMKEEESA, from the exons ATGTACACCCTGTTGCTACGGTCGGTCTGGCCTGTTCATAAAAC GCCCTGGCATATAACCTCGTGGATCGATCGGGAATTTTCATTATCGACCGTACACAATGGAAAAAGGCTTGGGAAG ATCCTCATCGCAAATCGCGGCGAAATCGCTTGCCGAATTGCAAGAACCGCTCGTAAACTTGGGGTAAAAACGGTGGCGGTATACAGCGACGCGGACCAGGAGGCCATGCACGTCCGTTTGGCTGACGAGGCCTACAACATTGGACCCGCGGCTTCGACCGAAAGTTACCTGAAGCAGGATAGTATAATTGAGGCTGCCAAGAAGTCCAAGTCCCAGGCGATACACCCCGGCTATGGATTTTTATCGGAGAATACTGAATTCGCCGAGCTCTGTCAGAGCGAGGGGATCACCTTCATCGGGCCCCCGGCGAGCGCGATCAGGGACATGGGGATAAAGAACACCTCCAAGGCCATTATGGCCGCGGCCGGCGTACCTGTAGTTCCAG GTTATCACGGAGAGGATCAATCCGACGACAGGTTGATGGCAGAGGCAAGACTTGTCGGTTTTCCACTGATGATTAAGGCGGTGCGAGGAGGTGGAGGCAAAGGAATGCGCATAGCTTTTGAAGAAGGGGATTTTTTCACGGCATTGGAGGCGGCTCGAACCGAATCGGCAAAATCGTTCGGCGACTCGGCCGTGTTGTTAGAGAAATATGTTTCCGAACCCCGGCACGTCGAAGTTCAGGTATTCGCTGATCAGCACGGAAACGCTGTCCACCTGTTCGAAAGAGACTGTTCGGTTCAAAGGAgacatcaaaaaatcattgagGAGGCCCCCGCG CCGGGAATTTCGCCCGAGTTGCGGTCGGAGCTAGGTGCAGCCGCCGTCCGGGCGGCAAAGGCCGTTAAATACGTGGGAGCCGGGACAGTGGAATTTATTCTCGATCGTTACACTCACAGTTTTCATTTCATGGAGATGAACACGCGGCTCCAGGTTGAGCATCCCGTTACCGAAGCAATTACCGGCACTGACCTCGTCGAGTGGCAGCTCACAGTGGCTGCCGGAGAGAAGTTGCCGCTTACTCAGGAAGAGATAAAGCTGGCGGGACACGCTTTCGAGGCGAGAATATACGCCGAG GATCCGAATAACGGGTTTCTACCTGGTGCCGGTCCCCTGTTACATCTAACGACCCCGGAGATGTCGGCTGACGTCCGAGTCGAGACGGGGGTGCGGCAGGGTGATCAGGTTTCCGTGCACTACGATCCGATGATAGCGAAACTGGTCGTTTGGGGGAAGGACAGGAGCGAGGCGATCGGGAAACTCGGAGCCAAACTCGCGGAATACAAT ATCGTCGGCGTGGAAACAAACGTGCAATTCATCATGGACCTCGCTAGCCATCCGAAATTCGCCAGCGGTGATGTTCACACCGGCTTTATAGAGGAGAACCACGCAACTCTTTTTCCGAAAATCGAAATCACCAACGAGATACTGACCCAAGGAGCATTAGCCATGATCCTAGAAGAGAGTTTGCCCTCCTTGAACGACGCTAGCTTTACCCCGTTCGCAACAAACGTCGGCCTCAGACTGAACCACGCGCTTGAgcgtaaatttcaatttctcttcAAAGATAAGGAATTTGTGGTTAACGCAAGGTACCTTCGACCAGGTGTGTTTAACATGAGAACGAATGACACGGGCCCCTGGAGAAACGTGAGCGGTTCGTTGATAAAAAGGAACAATGTTCTCGAATTATTATCGGAAATCGACGGCGTAATAACCCGCGCTAGGATCGTTAACAACAATGGAGagctttatttatttacgaat gAGCGCAAGTGGCAGCTGACGATACCGCCGCCGAAGTTCGTCACCGCTGTATCGTCGATCAGCGGTCAGCAGCGAGCGGTTGGTTCTGCGATGAGCCCAATGCCCGGTGTCGTCGACAAGATTCTCGTTCAGCGAGGTGATATTGTTAAAAAGGGCGATCCTCTCCTGGTGATCGTTGCCATGAAAATGGAG CACGCGATCAAGGCCGCCTGCGACGGACTTGTCGAGGAGGTCCTTTGCACTGCTGGCGAGAATGTTGCCAAGAATAAACTTCTCGTTAGGATGAAGGAGGAGGAATCAGCCTAG